The Mycolicibacterium insubricum DNA segment AGGTGTCCAGGTTCTTCTGCTCGTCGACGATGCTGGAGCTGATGGTGGTGGTGTTGCGCACGGTCTCCAGCAGCGCCGGCGCGGAATCGGCGTAGGCCGCCGACACCGGCGCCATCAGCTCCATCACCTTGCCCATGTTGTCCAGGCTCGGCTCCAGGGTGCCCAGCAGCGCGTTGAGGTCGGTGACGGTCTTACCGAACTGCTCACCGCGGCCGCCGAACGCCTCCGACATCGCGCCCAGGGTCTGGTTCAACTTGACCGGGTCGATCTTGTCGAGCACCGAGACCAGTTGCTGGAACACGGTATTCATCTCGACGGTGACGTGCTCGGCGTCCAGGGTCTGGCCGGGCTGCAGGGTGCCCGAGGCCACGTCCGGCGCATTCAGCTGCACGTACTTGGCGCCGAACACCGTCGTCGCGGCGATCTCGGCGCGCACGTTCCCCGGGATCAGGTGCATCTGGGCGGGATTCATCGCCAGGCGCAGTTCGGCCGTGCCGTCGGGCAGCGACTCGATCGACTCGACCTTGCCGACCTGCACGCCACGCATCTTGACCTTGGCGTCGGTGTTCATCACCAGGCCGGCCCGCTTGGCCTTGATGGTGACCGGGACGGTCTTGGTGAAGCTGCCGTTGAACAGGCCAATCGCTACGGCGAAGACGAGAATCAGGGCCAGCACCGCGACCAGACCGACCAGCGGGCGCACATAGCCCGGGACGTGACGCCGTTTGGTGGGCGCGCGGCGGGGCGCGTTCGCGCCCAACTCGGTCACGGGCGGTCCCGGTTGCGTCGTCACTGCAGTCTCCCCTAGCCGCTCAGGTTGAAGTTGCCGTTGGAGCCGTAGATCGCCAGCGAGACCAGCAGCGTCACCGAGACGACGACGACCAGGCTGGTGCGCACCGCGTTGCCGACCGCCGCACCCACACCGGAAGGACCGCCGGCGGCGAAGTAGCCGAAGTAGGTGTGGATCAACAGGATGGTGACCGCCATCAGGATCGCCTGCAGGAAGGACCAGAACAGGTCGATCGGGTTCAGGAAGGTGTCGAAGTAGTGGTTGTACAAACCACTGGACTGACCGAACAGCACCACCGTGGTGAACTGGCTGGCCAGGAAGGACAGGATCACCGCGATCGAGTACAGCGGGGTGATGGCGATCATCCCGGCGATGAAGCGGGTGGAGACCAGGTATTCGACCGGCCGGATGCCCATCGACTCCAGGGCGTCGATCTCCTCGTTGATCCGCATGGCGCCCAGCTGGGCGGTGACGCCGGCGCCGAAGGTGGCGGCCAGACCGATACCGGCCACCACCGGCGCCGCGATGCGCACGTTGATGAAGGCCGACAGGAAGCCGGTGAGCGCCTCGATGCCGATGTTGCCCAGCGAAGAGTAGCCCTGGATGGCCAGGGTGCCACCGGCGGCCAGGGTGAGGAAGCCGACGATCACCACGGTGCCGCCGATCATCGCCAGCGTGCCGGCGCCCATCGCGATCTCCGCGATCAGCCGGATGACCTCCTTGCGGAAGTGCACCGCGGCGTGCGGGACGCCGCCGAGGGCGCGCCCGTAGAACAGCACGTGGTCGCCGATGCCGCTGAGCATGGTGACCGGCCGCTTCGCGCTACGGACCAGTCGCGGGAAGCGGGCCCGCACGATCTGTGTGGTGCTCATCGGGGCATCACCGCGTTGTCATCCGGATGCCGATGGCGGTGACCACCACGTTGACCACGAACAGCGCCATGAAGGCGTAGACCACGGTTTCGTTGACGGCGTTGCCGACGGCCTTGGCGCCACCGCCGGTGATGGTCAGCCCCCGGTAGCAGGCGACCAGGCCGGCGATCAGCCCGAACAGCAGCGCCTTGACGCAGGAGATGAAGACCTCGGGGACACCGGTCAGCAGCGTCATACCGGCGGCGAATGCGCCCGGGTTGACGTCCTGGATGAACACCGAGAAGGCGTAGCCGCCGAGGATGCCGATAATGACGACCAGGCTGTTGAGCAGGAAGGCGACCAGGCCCGAGGCCAGCATCCGGGGGGTGACCAGGCGCTGGACCGGGTTGATGCCCAGCACCTCCATGGCGTCGATCTCCTCGCGGATGGTGCGCGACCCCAGATCGGCGCACATCGCGGTGGCCCCGGCGCCGGCGACGATCAGCACCGTCACCATCGGCCCGAGCTGGGTCACCGCGCCGAACGCGGCGCCGGCTCCGGACAGGTCGGCCGCACCGAGTTCGCGCAGCAGGATATTGAGGGTGAACGACACCAGCACGGTGAACGGGATGGCGACCAGCAAAGTCGGGGCCAGCGACACCCGGGCGACGAACCAGGACTGCTCGAGGAACTCGCGCCACTGGAAGGGGCGCACGAAGGCGAACTTGACGGCGTCGGCCGCCATGGAGAACAGGCCGCCGATGGCCTGCGCCGGGCCTTCCAGATTGCGTATCTGCGGGAGTCCCACCGACCAACGCTCTGGGCCTTTAACAGCCAATTCCCGGTCCTTCCAACGTCGTCCCACCGGCCGCGGCGCTCATCTGCACGCCGCGTCCGTCGGCACGGTCTGAATCTTCATAGCGGAATGGGCACAGTCCGGTGAGGAAATTGCCGTTTCCGATTACATCCGTGTCGAAAGTTGTAACGCGAGTTATGGTGCGCCGGACCGTCGATCGCGCGCCGGACCGTAGCGAAGGTACGCGACCGCCCGCTCCGACCGTCACCCGGGCGGGGCGTGTCACGAATGTCGCGGCGCGTTTCATCAGGTGACGGCGCCCACCGTCTTGAGTTCGATGATGCGGTCCCAGTCCAGACCCAGCTCCAGCAGAATCTCGTCGGTCTGCTCGGCGAAGCCCGGCGCGGGACCGGGATCCGGCGCGGTGACGTCGAACTGCACCGGGTTGGCAACCAGTTCCAGCTCGCCGGCCTGGATGATGTACTCGTTGGCCCGAACCTGATGATCCTGGGCGGCCTGCAGGGTGTCCTGCACCGGCGCCCACGGACCGGCCAGCGTGGCGAACTGCTCGCTCCACTCGGCCAGCGGCCGCTTGGCGATGGCCGCGCCGATCAGCTCGACGGCCTCATCGGTGTGCTCGGCGACCGATTCGGCGGTCGCCCACCGCGGGTCGTCGGCCAGTTCGTCCAGCCCGACGTGCCGGCAGACGTCGGCCCAGAACTTGGTGGGCTGCATCATCACGAACGAGATGTAGCGATCGTCGGAGGTCGCGTAGAGGTGCACCAGCGGGTTGATCGGCGATCCGGCCGCCGTCGGCGGCGGGTTGACCAGCAGCTCGTCCAGGTGCGAGGTCAGCGCGATCAGGTGGCCCATCGCCCACAGTCCACTGCCCAGCAGCGAGACGTCGACCACCGACGGCTCACCCGTGCGTTCCCGGCGGAACAGCGCGGCGGCGATGCCACCGGCCAGGTTGGTGCCGGAGATGGTGTCGCCGTAGGCCGGGCCGGGCGGGCCGATCATGCCGTCGATGGCGTCCGGGGTGATCGACGCGGCGGTGCCGGCCCGGCACCAGAACGCCGTCATGTCGTAGCCGCCCTTGACGGCCTCCTCGCCTCGGGGGCCGAACGCCGAGCCGCGGGCGTAGATGATGTTCGGGTTCACCGCGCGGATGGCGTCGACGTCGATGTCGAACTTGGCGCGGTGCCCGGGCAGGAAGCTGGTCAGGAACACATCGGCGCGACGCGCCAGCTCCAGCAGCACCTCCCGGCCCTCGGGTGTCCCCATCTGCAGGCCGATGCTGCGTTTGCCGCGGTTGGCGTGCTCGATGTTGGGGTTGGGGTCACCCTCGACCCGCAGTGACCCGGTTTGGCGCAGCCCTCGCTGCGGATCACCGGTCACGGCATGTTCGACCTTGATGACCTCCGCACCCCACTCGGCCAGCACTGCGCCGGCCGAGGGCACGAAGCCGTACATGGCGACCTCGAGGACCCGGACACCTTCCAGCGGTTTGTTGCTCATCGCCTACCCCACCACCGTCGCGAAGGTCTTGGACTCCAGGAACTCCTCGAGTCCGGATCTGCCCATCTCGCGGCCGATGCCGGACTGCTTGTAGCCGCCGAAGGGCGCGTCGGGGTTGAAGTAGTTACCACCGTTGATGCTGAAAGTTCCCGTGCGGATCCGTCGGGCTACCGCCAGTGCACGCTCCTGACTGCCGAACACCGCCCCGGACAGTCCATAGATGGAGTTGTTGGCGATGCGCACCGCGTCGTCGTCGTCCTCGTAGGCGATGACGGCCAGTACCGGGCCGAACACCTCTTCCTGGGCGATCTCGCTGTCGGGGTCGACGTCGGCCAGCAGGGTCGGGGTGTAGAAGTATCCGGGGTCCTTCTTCTCTCCCCCGGTGACCAGGGTGGCGCCGGCGGCGACCGCGCGCTGCACCATGGAATCGACCTTGTCGCGCTGCTTCTCACTGATCAGCGGCCCCATGTAGACGCCCTCGTCGTTGGGGTTGCCGTAGCGGACGTGGCTGAAGTGGGTCTTGATCATCTCGACGATCTCGTCCTTCTTGGACCGCGGCACCAGCAGCCGCGAGGTCAGCGCACAGCCCTGACCCGCGTGGGTGACCATCGAGAAGGCCGCGAAGATGGTGGCCATATTGAGTTCGGCGTCATCGAGGATGATGGCCGCAGACTTGCCGCCGA contains these protein-coding regions:
- a CDS encoding MCE family protein produces the protein MGANAPRRAPTKRRHVPGYVRPLVGLVAVLALILVFAVAIGLFNGSFTKTVPVTIKAKRAGLVMNTDAKVKMRGVQVGKVESIESLPDGTAELRLAMNPAQMHLIPGNVRAEIAATTVFGAKYVQLNAPDVASGTLQPGQTLDAEHVTVEMNTVFQQLVSVLDKIDPVKLNQTLGAMSEAFGGRGEQFGKTVTDLNALLGTLEPSLDNMGKVMELMAPVSAAYADSAPALLETVRNTTTISSSIVDEQKNLDTFLVSLTGLADTGNDVIGSNRPALSKTLNLLVPTTDLLNEYAPALQCSLQGMQNMMDQAPQMDPGALVAVNFTMHIDRYRYPANLPKVAAKGGPKCMGLPYIGYGNKAKFLVTDTNSNPWQYGNQGVVLNSDGLKQLLFGPLDGPPRNTAQIGQPG
- a CDS encoding MlaE family ABC transporter permease; its protein translation is MSTTQIVRARFPRLVRSAKRPVTMLSGIGDHVLFYGRALGGVPHAAVHFRKEVIRLIAEIAMGAGTLAMIGGTVVIVGFLTLAAGGTLAIQGYSSLGNIGIEALTGFLSAFINVRIAAPVVAGIGLAATFGAGVTAQLGAMRINEEIDALESMGIRPVEYLVSTRFIAGMIAITPLYSIAVILSFLASQFTTVVLFGQSSGLYNHYFDTFLNPIDLFWSFLQAILMAVTILLIHTYFGYFAAGGPSGVGAAVGNAVRTSLVVVVSVTLLVSLAIYGSNGNFNLSG
- a CDS encoding MlaE family ABC transporter permease, with the protein product MAVKGPERWSVGLPQIRNLEGPAQAIGGLFSMAADAVKFAFVRPFQWREFLEQSWFVARVSLAPTLLVAIPFTVLVSFTLNILLRELGAADLSGAGAAFGAVTQLGPMVTVLIVAGAGATAMCADLGSRTIREEIDAMEVLGINPVQRLVTPRMLASGLVAFLLNSLVVIIGILGGYAFSVFIQDVNPGAFAAGMTLLTGVPEVFISCVKALLFGLIAGLVACYRGLTITGGGAKAVGNAVNETVVYAFMALFVVNVVVTAIGIRMTTR
- a CDS encoding CaiB/BaiF CoA transferase family protein: MSNKPLEGVRVLEVAMYGFVPSAGAVLAEWGAEVIKVEHAVTGDPQRGLRQTGSLRVEGDPNPNIEHANRGKRSIGLQMGTPEGREVLLELARRADVFLTSFLPGHRAKFDIDVDAIRAVNPNIIYARGSAFGPRGEEAVKGGYDMTAFWCRAGTAASITPDAIDGMIGPPGPAYGDTISGTNLAGGIAAALFRRERTGEPSVVDVSLLGSGLWAMGHLIALTSHLDELLVNPPPTAAGSPINPLVHLYATSDDRYISFVMMQPTKFWADVCRHVGLDELADDPRWATAESVAEHTDEAVELIGAAIAKRPLAEWSEQFATLAGPWAPVQDTLQAAQDHQVRANEYIIQAGELELVANPVQFDVTAPDPGPAPGFAEQTDEILLELGLDWDRIIELKTVGAVT